A window of the Deltaproteobacteria bacterium genome harbors these coding sequences:
- a CDS encoding type IV pilus twitching motility protein PilT, whose product MNLNELLKTAIERKASDVHIKVGSPPVLRIDGSLTPMIEQKRLTSEDTLATAFAMMNNYQKQKFKANSEVDMAYSVPGMGRFRVNIFQQRNTVAIVLRVIPHKILKITELNLPPVIENMALEQRGLVLVTGTTGSGKTTTLASMIDHINTHRTAHVMTIEDPIEYLHRDNKSLVNQREIGNDVKAFDSALRSSLRQDPDVILVGEMRDYETISTALMAAETGHFVMSTLHTVDATETVNRIISVFPPYQQKQMRIQLAAVIKGIISQRLVVRADGKGRIPATEVMVATNLIREYIIDKEKTKLIHDAIAAGKSQYGMQTFDQSLMELYHRGLISYEEALKRSSNPDDFALKARGIQSTSDLAWEEQGQAGGVQKEESPASDDEFKIDRFFN is encoded by the coding sequence ATGAATCTGAACGAACTGTTGAAAACAGCCATAGAACGGAAGGCTTCCGATGTCCATATCAAGGTGGGAAGTCCTCCCGTGCTTCGGATCGACGGGTCGCTCACCCCTATGATTGAGCAAAAGAGGCTGACCTCCGAAGACACCCTCGCCACAGCCTTCGCCATGATGAACAATTATCAGAAGCAGAAGTTCAAGGCGAACAGCGAGGTGGATATGGCCTACAGCGTGCCGGGGATGGGCCGTTTCCGTGTGAATATCTTCCAGCAGCGAAATACCGTCGCCATCGTTCTTCGGGTTATTCCCCACAAGATTTTGAAGATCACAGAACTGAATCTTCCGCCCGTGATCGAAAATATGGCCCTGGAGCAGAGAGGTCTTGTCCTGGTGACGGGGACCACAGGAAGCGGGAAAACGACCACTCTGGCCTCGATGATCGATCATATCAATACCCACCGGACGGCGCATGTCATGACGATCGAGGACCCGATCGAATATCTTCACCGGGACAACAAGAGCCTGGTGAACCAGCGGGAGATCGGCAATGATGTGAAGGCCTTCGACAGTGCGCTCCGTTCCTCCCTCCGCCAGGACCCCGATGTGATTCTCGTCGGGGAGATGAGGGACTACGAGACGATTTCGACGGCCCTCATGGCGGCGGAAACAGGACATTTCGTCATGAGTACCCTCCATACCGTCGATGCAACGGAGACGGTGAACCGGATTATCTCCGTCTTTCCGCCCTATCAGCAGAAGCAGATGCGGATTCAGCTTGCGGCCGTGATCAAAGGGATCATTTCTCAGCGGCTGGTTGTCCGGGCTGACGGCAAGGGACGGATTCCGGCAACGGAGGTCATGGTCGCGACGAATCTGATCCGGGAGTATATCATCGACAAGGAGAAGACCAAACTGATTCACGATGCGATTGCCGCCGGTAAGAGCCAGTACGGGATGCAGACCTTCGACCAGTCGTTGATGGAACTCTACCATCGCGGCCTGATCTCCTACGAAGAGGCCTTGAAGCGAAGTTCCAATCCGGATGACTTTGCCCTCAAGGCTCGGGGGATTCAGTCGACGAGCGATCTTGCCTGGGAAGAGCAGGGACAAGCGGGCGGGGTGCAAAAAGAAGAATCGCCCGCCTCCGATGATGAATTCAAGATTGATCGTTTTTTTAATTAA